TACAGCTACATATATAGTTACACTGGTCTGTCCATGTGCAGCTAAGAGCATGAGAGAAAACTAACTAAGCTTGCTTCGAACCCGACAGGCATTCTGTTTTTTGTGTCCGGCCCTAATACGACCCAATGCAGTTAATGTAGGGTGCACATTGAGTTTGTGCTTCTCTGTTCCTGACACATGAGAACAGATATTTGCAGTTTACGAAAACCGCCCAAGCCAGCATGACGAATATCATGACATAAATTTTCTCTGTACCTCTGCCGGCCTGTCGGATCCGCCGGGCTCGTGGTCGGGTATCCACAGAGACTCAGCTGAGGGTTCACcttcagtgttgtgtttcaggtgaTACTCTGCTCCAGCTCAGACAACTGTCAAGCCCGCCCATGGCAGGTCCGACAAAGATGCTTCAGCTGAGGGTTCACCTCCAGTActgtgtttcagatttttttgttaattGGAAATAAAACTGCCAATGAATTTGTATGCTGTGCATTGGGTTAGATGAGTAGATTGACAAAAGGCAGCAAAAAGCCAATTCTGCCAGAGaggaatgtaaaatgtaatttagcAATAAGTACTTTTGTAGCCTTTTCCTTTCAAGCAGCAGATAATTTAAACACCATATACCCTAAGAACTATAGAATATCACGTCTATAAACTCTTATTCTATAAAACAATGGTTCAATTGGCCAAAtcgtttttttccccattttaaCTTACTTTAACAGATTAACTTATAAAgtgaaatcaatcaaattgtatacATATAGCTCAGATTCACAACTCagaatttgtctcatagggcttaagtGAGGGATCCAATCTCCcctgacagacagaagtgcaaaagaTGATGCGTGTAACCGAACACATgaacaaaattacaatatttacaacatgaTTAGAtgaaacagtttgtaacataatggaaaagtgtgtcgttttttaaatgatttctaCATAAGAACATCTCTGATCCAGATGTAGGGAGCACCAATGAATGTGCATAGGCGTATTGTATgtccaaataataataaagaataataggactcagtagagcacatgcctctgccaaggctcaacagtccaCTTTTAAATTCATTGGATCCAGATTTGAATTTGTAACGAGTTCCTCCCTGACCATCattacatccttccaccaagttctgtggaaatccgtcttgtagtttttgcataatcctcaTGACTATAAAAACTACTTTTGAGGTAATGATAATAGTAGTAATGCTATCTCTACCTTCAACGGTTATATAGTAAAACTTTTAATAGACACATCCCCCTTAACATAAACACATAACTCCCTCTTTAATCTTTTCAGTTTGCTAATACAATGTAAACATGTGGCCAGGCTGCTTAAATATGGTTTAAATGAACTACTGATGACCttgaaaaatttaaatgaatgGAAATTCGAAGAACACATAATCGTTTAAGTTTACATTTATGTAATTAATCAGACAATAAACAATTATCTgattggttttggttttgtctCACATACAAATTTCAACTTATTTGAATGTTAATGAGGTTTCAAAAAAGACATTGTTTCCTAAAGACAGTTTCTTCATTACTTCTGTTGACTGTAGTGAATCTATGGCAGACATTATATGTAATTTTATTGCAGAGGAGTTTGAGGTACATTCCGTGGAGCAAAAACACAGGaattcctctgctgctcagtcTCCTCCACACCCTGTACTTTGTGTGGACAATCGAACACGAGCCCTCTGTGCTGACATGTGCTGTTTGCTCAACCTGGACCAGCAGTCAGAGATGCCATAACTCAGTTTAACTACCATGTTGAGTTTAATGGACTGGACACACATCAAACTGTTGTTGTCAGTATGATAACAGCCCGTTTTATGGCTCAACAACCCTGCAACATCCCATTTCAACATACAGATGAACCACTTAGCAACACGGCCTTCAGGGAGTTGTCAtctttagaaaaaacaaaagaaaaacatgatcaGCCTCATTTACTAGAAGTCCTGCATGACTGTAGGTGTAAACGCTTTCATCTTTGTTGTCATGGCTGAGGAAGGAAAATGTCTGCACCTCAAAGttgaagagaaacaacacagtGGTTTGCTAAGTGAAGCAACACTGGAACCAACAAGAAGTGGAAGTGAGACGGTCACAGTTTACATGAAACTGGCGTCTGCTCTGGTCACCCGCGActacttctgtgtttgtgtcgctGTTCTCATTTCTCAAGTTCATAAGATTTATTTTAGCTCCTCCAAACTGGCCTTTAggattttaatattaatgtgaTCGCTCCTAATttattttaagacatttttaagTAGTTTCTGATGATTATGAAATGATTGGGGAATTTGAATATCTACATCACACACCGATCTGCACAGGAAGATCATGTGATGTGACTGAGGGCTCCAAAAAAGGGCCCACAGATATTTGTGCTGGGATAATGTGTTATGTTCAGTATGTATGTGACCATTATATCACTGAGATATATTATTTATCACTGAATCATATTATTAATTGTTATGATAATCTATAGTTTTATTTCCTTTCGAAATACGTAATAGACTTTAAAAAGTGGAAgagcaaccctaaccctaaccttaagtGATGTTCATGGATGTTTACACCCTGTCACTGTTTTCTGTTCCATATTGCTTGGAACAAATGTGACCTTTGCGACATTTGAGCATTAATGGAAAGAAccattaaatattttacaaaatgaacACTGATCACTGATCTGGCAAGCTGTGAAGAATGAGACGACAAACCAAAATTCCAGACCTAAGGATGGTTTTGTGCTCTACAGTAATGTAAGCCTTTGAAGGCCTTACAAAGGTGCTATTGTTATTTGTTTACCCTTTCAAAAAGGTATTGACAGTATTTGAAGTGAAACCGCCTCTATAAGGTTTTTTGGGGCAACAGTAAATGTGGACCCTCAGTGCTCTATTGGCTTCAGTGGTGTGTTGCTGGGTCAGGCTGTTTTCACAAAGGGGCTCTCTGCTTGTCAGGTATATAAAATGAACGTTCTCCAACAGGTAGTCAAGCAATTCAGCTCAAGAgcattagcagcagcagcagcagcaatagcagcagcagtgacaacaCCTGGCAAAGATGACTTCCAGTGGCATGAACATGATGAGCAAGATCATCTTCTACGAGGAGAAGAACTTCCGGGGCCGCTCCTACGAGTGCATGAGCGACTGCCCTGACATGTCCTCCTACATGAGCCGCTGTCATTCCTGCAGGGTGGAGAGGGGCTGCTTCATGGTCTACGACCGCACCAACTTCATGGGAAACCAGTTCTTCATGAGGAGAGGCGAGTATGCCGACTACATGAGCATGATGGGCATGAGTGACTGCATCAGGTCATGTCGCATGATCCCCATGCACAGAGGCTCCTTCAGGATGAAGATCTACGAGAGGGAGAACTTCCAGGGCCAGATGCACGAGGTGATGGAGGACTGCGAGGACATCATGGACCGCTATAGCATGTCTAACTTCATGTCCTGCAACGTGATGGAGGGCCACTGGCTGATGTACGAGCAGGCTCACTACAGAGGAAGAATGATGTACATGAGGCCTGGAGAGTACAGGAGCATCATGACCATGGGCTCAAGCAGCATGAGGGTCATGAGCATGAAGCCTATCATGGAATCCTGCCACTAGACGACGACTCGTGATGGTGCAGCAATTAGTTTTGAAACAAACTCTTAAGCATGTGATACTGAGCAACTTATCTGCAGCAGGATACACTAATTGTTGACTGCAGCAAAAGGATAACAAACACCAAAGAACTGTTCTTCAACTGCACTGCCTCAAtgagaaacaaaataaagtcaAGTTTGTTCTAAATTATgatattgcttttcttatttcTATTCCTCTCTCTTCCAATTGTTTTCATTCCTCTTTCTACGATTCCTAAACACACCTTATCAACAGTGCAACCCCAACTTCTGATATAACCTTGACAACAAGTTTACTGTAAACATAATTTATGTAAGCCTGTGTAGCAAGTCGTCATACCTTTATGGTACAAACCAACTAGAGTATTGAAAATGGACACAATCATTATCCCACATACAGACATTTCTGCAGGTAATCTACACTTGTATCAACCTTCTCAGGGAAGCAAAGGTTTAGAATAACTTTTACTCTTCTGGTTCTGACATAACTGACGACATGATGGCCTGGGGCTGGTGGCTGGTTGAAGTTTGCAAAGGGCAAGTTGATTGATTGGTCGGTTCATGAAAGACGGTTGGTCTTCTTTGGTGGCCCAACACAGTCTAGCTCATTAACGGGAGACAGTTGTTTCTTGCAGAAATTATCCAAGTTGAGCCTAAATAAGCTGTGATTTTTaatattgataattttattCAAACATGGACAGCAGCTGTTACTACTGCAACTTTAACAGGCTGTTACCACCATAGGATCATCTCCAAAAGGTGCATTCAGAGTTTCAATTTAAGTAGCCAGCTCAGGATTACAGTTAATATGCCATGAGCTCATGGGTACAGTAAATAGCTAATAAGCAAAGAGGCACTAAAAATGCTTATTAAACAGTATCATTAAACATGGTTATTATGAGTAATTGCTTAATAcaaatggttttttttttcaaagcagcCCTATAATTCCAAAACACATTTGCTTTGAGTAGCTATAATTCTAACTTCAATCACCAAAGTCCATGTCCCAGTTACAACCTGACCAAGAATGGAGATGCCATTCAGAGATAGATTACTGAGAAAAAGGTACCTGACACTAAAGTGGTGGATATGGAAAACCTTGGGGTCACCCCAGAGTAATAAGAACCATAAACAGGACATTTCTGGACACATCTGGCAAATCGCATACCCTTAGCATTTGACTTCACTCGGACACATGTTTCTGAACATTACCAGCAGTATTCTTTCAACTTTTGTTACTTTGTGTGATGATCAGCATCAGAGACAATTGTAACTGCTGACTGAACAAAAAGTTTCTCCCTAGTTTTCATCCCTGTGGTTTCTTGTTCTCTCCAAACACCAGTACCAAAATATGCAGAACTTAAAGCTTAATGTTCACACTTccgatttttatttttcctatttctTCTGGTTTGGATTGTATGTTTAGTCATTATTATGATtgtcatgattattattatgattgttaTTATACACAAGTGACTGTGCTAGTTGTCCAAAATGAAACGATTGTAACAGTGCCCAATGTGTCTAATGGCCATGTGCTAACCCTGGCCTTTGCCTCCTCTGATTTCTCTATTGGGTATTTCTTCAGGTAACGCATTTTAGTCGTTTTAGTTACATTAttttcagtgttgtgcataCAACTGAGAAGGCCTACAAAGTAAGTGTGATTTTGGATCtgaattttgttgttgttgttgtttaacttCAAGTCATTTCCTATCTCCCAAGCAAGGAATATTATGCTAGTGCTAAGATGGCTTGAGTCTTTTGAAATCTGGAATCACTGTGGGTCAGATTCCTCTGCTAGTGGTTCTAATCAAGACTTAGAGAGACATGGCATAATAATCTGTTTTACTTAGTAGAATATATTGAGCTAACAGATTTGGTGCAGCTGAGGCACCTCCAATTACAGAGGCAAATTTCAGAAGTTGACCCTCCAAATTTAAAACCTTTGACACTGAGGTTTTGAGTTGCGCCTgctttcccttttctttctcctgtgcCTCTGGTGCCTTGTAGAGTGATCAcaagaagagaaaggagagggacGAAATATCCCTATTCACATCCTTTCTTGAAGAGAAGCAGCCATCTGCCAAATGTCTCTTCACATTAACTTTGCACCATTGACGGCAGTGATGGTGAAAGACAACACTGCACAATGCTGGGGCCATTAAGGCTGGAACATCCAGTTCTCCAACTGATTTTAATCTCCCTTTTCACACCTAACAGCAGGGTCTAAAAGTCTTACTTTCCCATTCAAATTAATGGTGATGTTGTCTCAGACCTCTGTGTAtctctgaaataaaaacatgagacCTGATCTGAAAGTGAAAGATTGTGTAAAAGGCTGGTGAGGAACCTTTTCACTATCAAGGTCTATTAAAATGTTCATAATAATTtttattgatgatgatgatgatgatgatgatggggatgatgatgatggggatgatgatgatgaagagggtTATTATGATAATATTCACTGCTGTATTTAGGCACAACAACTTGCTCAAACAAATCCTCACATTAAGTGGTGCCATGTATGGCTTGTAAAGACAGTAATTCCTCCCTTGTTTCAAAATATTTACGCTGAAAGGCAATCAAATATTGCAAATACAGCAAGCAGATATTGAATAGTTGAGTGTTTATGGCCTGTGCTCACCATTTCTCCTTTGTGATGATGGTTCTCCACTTGGAGACACTGTTCTGTGCACTAATATCACATGCACGAGTGTGGTTGTTATGTTTGTGGGATTTGAAACTAATTCTCTGTCAGAACGTGATCTTGTGAAAGCTGCATGTTGGACACCCAAACTCAACTGAAAAGCTTTACCTATAGCGCCCTTTACAAAACCCACTGACACCCACTGGCatttggcttttgtctgcaatgggcattcactcccgggtcaaatgactctaCTCAAATTTTGATTGGCTATGGCTGGGTAGCATTCTAGGGAAAAATTACAGAGGCAAACACTACTCCAACAAgtcttttactttaaaatgataTGTTGTCCATTTCTCTTGGTCAGAACATTTCACTTGTGTTTCTTTGACAGCCACCATGCTGGTCTGCAATGACTCATAACAGCTACAAGTGTGTTTCGATTCCACTGACTGTGACCTGACAGTTCTGTAGCTGGAGGGGACCACTCGCAGGGACACGTTAATACgatttcatattttgtttagGCTATTGGAAATCTAACATGCAACATACAGCCTTGAAGCCAGAGGTTTGCCACCCATGGTTTGGGGTTTAACTACtagcaaacaaaataaaacatttttttttataagaatgTACAATGGGCTATCTTGAGCCACTGTCAATTTAGGCCTGATCATTTGTGCGGTGACACAGGTCAACAAATACATGAGACTTCTTCCAAAGGTTGGGTTCAGCAAAACAAAAGGAGCTGAGTAGGTCTAACAAGTCTGTGAGTCAGATTTGAGATAGTTTGGATGTTTGAGCGTTAGCAGCATTGGTACTAAGGTTACTCAAAAACCTGTTTAAAGAGAATAGAGTCTGGCAGCAGAGCACTGCTATCAAAGCTGCTTTTGTAAGTCACATCGAGAAAAGGCTCTAACCATTTGAAATACAGCCATGGGGTGAAAGAGGCCAGCATTTTCTCGGACACAAACAGCACTACTAGGGAAACCAAACCAGAGCAGTCAGCACAACTCTCCATCACAGCACCAGCAGTGAAAATTGGAATCATATGAATGATGTTTGCCATTCGTAGTCATAGGGATTTGTGGACAATGGTGTGAAAGGATCAAACACTTCAGGAGCTTTTGCTTCTGACAACCTTCCCAACTTTACCAACTAGGCAGAtgtgagggagtgagagagtAAGGTTTCAACTTATTTGTCCACTGCGTTCCAGCAGTTTTGTGCATTCAACCAGCTCCACCACACTAGTACATTATCACTATTAGAATGATTTATTGCAACCCACACCCCTATGAGGAAGGTTTTTTGTCCCCTCTGAGTTGTATTCATTTGGAACAACCTTGATAAAGTATTTCCccaaaatttgttaaattggGTACAAGCTGATACTTTGTTGAGACATCATGGGCAGAGAGATTTACGATGAGCTTTGAGTGTAACTAATTATCCTGGAgaacatatttgttttgtttactgcCCTCCAGCCATCAGTTGTCTGGCTTTACCGTCTTAACAGATCATTTAAAGTCCTCTTGACCTCCCTCAGATGGAAGCTTCTGCCAGGATGGGCCTTTCTACCATTTAACGATCAAGAAAAATGTACTGTAGAGcaaaatgtgtacagcacacAATCCTTATTATCACAACAAAATCAACCATATAGTGAACCTATTGGAAAAACTTGCACCTCAAAGACACTTCCCACACTTTGTGCAATGTGCAATTAAGTGTAAACAGTGTAAGAAGTGACCTCAAATGaagggacgaggggacgaggggagaACACAGCTGGAGAATTCACCACAAGCGAGTGGGTTTGTTGACGACGATTCTAACATGTGGCAGgtgtaaaatacaaataaatgaagaatacaaatatctcagaatgaaaaagTGGTGCTGTACACGTAGAAGTCACTGGCGAAAATGTCAAGAGAATCTTTGGTGATATCTGCCAATGGTGGTGTCGAGgtgttgtaaacaaaaacatgtgatcaacGCAGAGGAATTAATACAGTACACCCTGCCTTTGCTCCTCCCGATCCATTATTCATGTCTGTAACGCAACCTTAAGGAGAAGGTCCAGACCCAATTCTTGGGACATCcttgttcatgtctgaaaacagctcatgtTTGGCCTCTGCCCCAGAAA
This genomic window from Platichthys flesus chromosome 18, fPlaFle2.1, whole genome shotgun sequence contains:
- the LOC133973499 gene encoding gamma-crystallin M2-like; its protein translation is MTSSGMNMMSKIIFYEEKNFRGRSYECMSDCPDMSSYMSRCHSCRVERGCFMVYDRTNFMGNQFFMRRGEYADYMSMMGMSDCIRSCRMIPMHRGSFRMKIYERENFQGQMHEVMEDCEDIMDRYSMSNFMSCNVMEGHWLMYEQAHYRGRMMYMRPGEYRSIMTMGSSSMRVMSMKPIMESCH